From Dehalobacter sp., the proteins below share one genomic window:
- a CDS encoding AHH domain-containing protein, which yields MDIGDDIATANTGCGYVCQLRGEEKVGPLWRIVAAVSIVLPVSSTSLRKAMGIVDGSLDAHHLIPRAFSNHQFIRMATGAGWNIDHAYNGIALPKEIHGAIPGHPGYNDYVEEKLDELYNNAIVYGWSPDDAYEELMNLAQSLRIQIKQGQ from the coding sequence TTGGACATCGGGGATGATATTGCTACTGCTAATACAGGTTGCGGTTATGTATGTCAACTTAGAGGGGAAGAGAAAGTTGGTCCTCTTTGGAGAATTGTTGCGGCTGTCTCCATTGTCCTTCCAGTAAGCAGTACATCACTTCGAAAGGCTATGGGAATCGTTGATGGATCACTTGATGCACATCATCTTATTCCAAGGGCTTTTTCAAATCATCAATTTATAAGAATGGCAACAGGTGCAGGTTGGAATATAGATCATGCATATAATGGTATCGCATTACCAAAGGAAATCCATGGAGCAATACCTGGCCATCCTGGCTATAACGACTATGTCGAGGAAAAATTGGATGAGCTTTATAATAATGCAATTGTTTATGGATGGTCGCCAGATGATGCGTATGAAGAGCTTATGAATCTGGCGCAGAGTCTTCGTATCCAAATTAAACAAGGACAATAG